The following proteins are co-located in the Nilaparvata lugens isolate BPH unplaced genomic scaffold, ASM1435652v1 scaffold5888, whole genome shotgun sequence genome:
- the LOC120356130 gene encoding uncharacterized protein LOC120356130 codes for MNSYLRPLWICDSIIQQEDEAIASTSAATHEPAPVQVEPYLAPIELEDGQEEMPLEEAALIKAMQDLESLSLIPAPPFIAVIPPPLPPLLRRLIRADHHPLPSLPPHH; via the exons ATGAACAGCTACTTGAGACCACTATGGATTTGTGATTCCATCATCCAACAAG AAGACGAAGCAATTGCTTCGACATCGGCTGCGACTCATGAACCAGCGCCAGTGCAG GTGGAACCTTACCTGGCTCCAATTGAATTAGAGGATGGACAGGAGGAAATGCCACTTGAGGAAGCCGCACTGATTAAAGCTATGCAAGATTTAGAATCATTGAGCTTGATACCAGCGCCGCCGTTTATTGCAGTGATTCCACCTCCACTGCCGCCTTTGTTGAGGCGACTCATCCGCGCTGACCACCACCCACTACCATCCTTACCCCCCCACCATTAG